A stretch of Desulfotalea psychrophila LSv54 DNA encodes these proteins:
- a CDS encoding SpoIIE family protein phosphatase, with amino-acid sequence MLKKIKPTSLGQRTVLYVLAPTLVILLFSGFLTFQTARDILLQEWIEQANTSLKNGANIIDGRLEDPKRLLQLIQKAPVGPAGYATHEYLIDRLKGIKGVLAAEVDWPKFSDGPLPLPLTGAAVITTMHSGAATGVHTTRPSYTETFAQKKISLVSEYRDQNNESIGKIQVFISLADLLSDVTNSLWWREQSSFIIDKEGHTLAHLSQSELNRAKKIFEKKKWNRINKEKFGTIFSEGKPPKEVCVFYHLEQAPWTLVVIVSGEKVLKPLLNFRNAYFFITIITGLTILLTIHLVTSKVNRKINQVSAAASRLAAGYFSEPLSIETDDEIGALCQNFNEMTSQLKNGLDLQKSIELAREVQQNLLPGKDLKTAEVEISGTCIYCDATGGDYFDIIPCPLSDSIGVAVGDVVGHGISAALLMTTTRALVRCRLNSSGTLADVATEVNALLYKDTAQASNFVTLFLMKLSPEQRKISWVRAGHEPAIAYNARTRVFTNIQGNGVALGVNQAYRYQDQEITLSKDVQILLIGTDGIWDAENPEGEQFGKERVQSLLAANAHLQPREIICNISESIKVFQKDAPQSDDITFVIIKFPAI; translated from the coding sequence ATGCTAAAAAAAATCAAACCGACGAGTCTTGGACAACGTACAGTCCTCTATGTGCTTGCGCCCACCCTTGTCATTCTTCTTTTTTCCGGTTTTCTTACATTTCAAACAGCCCGAGATATCCTCCTGCAGGAATGGATAGAGCAGGCCAATACAAGCCTAAAAAATGGGGCAAATATAATAGATGGCCGTCTCGAAGATCCCAAAAGACTCCTGCAACTTATTCAAAAGGCTCCGGTGGGTCCTGCTGGTTATGCAACGCATGAATATCTTATCGATCGTCTGAAGGGGATAAAAGGTGTGCTGGCAGCGGAAGTGGATTGGCCGAAATTTTCAGATGGCCCTCTTCCGCTACCTCTTACCGGTGCTGCTGTCATCACCACTATGCACAGTGGGGCGGCCACAGGTGTGCACACAACAAGGCCTAGTTATACCGAGACTTTTGCTCAAAAAAAGATCTCTCTTGTTTCAGAGTATAGGGATCAGAACAATGAATCTATTGGGAAAATTCAGGTATTTATATCTCTTGCAGATCTACTGAGTGATGTAACAAATTCTCTTTGGTGGCGGGAGCAGTCGTCTTTTATTATTGATAAAGAGGGACATACCCTTGCTCACCTTTCTCAGAGCGAATTAAATAGAGCAAAAAAGATATTTGAGAAAAAAAAATGGAATAGGATAAATAAAGAGAAGTTTGGGACAATCTTTAGTGAGGGAAAACCCCCTAAGGAAGTCTGTGTCTTTTATCATCTGGAGCAGGCCCCCTGGACTTTGGTTGTTATTGTCTCTGGCGAGAAGGTACTCAAGCCGCTACTGAATTTTCGTAATGCATATTTTTTTATCACCATCATCACTGGACTTACCATCCTTCTCACTATCCATCTGGTAACCTCGAAGGTTAACCGTAAAATTAATCAGGTTTCAGCAGCGGCCAGTCGACTTGCTGCTGGTTATTTTAGTGAACCTCTCTCCATAGAAACCGATGATGAAATAGGTGCCCTCTGTCAGAACTTTAATGAGATGACCAGCCAACTTAAGAATGGGTTAGATCTGCAGAAATCCATAGAGCTTGCTCGGGAGGTACAGCAGAATTTACTGCCTGGCAAGGATTTAAAAACAGCAGAGGTAGAAATTTCCGGCACCTGTATATACTGTGATGCCACGGGTGGTGATTATTTTGATATTATCCCCTGTCCCCTATCAGATAGTATTGGTGTTGCTGTCGGTGATGTCGTGGGCCATGGCATTAGTGCCGCCCTGCTTATGACTACCACCCGGGCTTTAGTTCGCTGTAGACTTAACAGTTCGGGCACTCTGGCCGATGTTGCCACCGAGGTGAATGCTCTTCTTTATAAGGACACGGCCCAGGCTAGTAATTTTGTGACCCTTTTTCTGATGAAACTTAGCCCGGAACAACGAAAAATTTCCTGGGTGCGGGCAGGACATGAACCTGCCATAGCCTATAATGCACGAACGCGGGTCTTTACCAACATACAGGGTAATGGTGTCGCTTTGGGGGTTAATCAGGCGTATCGCTACCAGGATCAGGAAATCACTCTGAGTAAGGATGTTCAGATACTGCTCATTGGTACAGACGGTATTTGGGACGCAGAAAATCCAGAAGGGGAACAATTTGGCAAAGAACGGGTGCAGAGCCTGCTGGCTGCAAATGCTCATCTTCAACCAAGAGAAATAATTTGCAATATATCAGAATCAATAAAAGTTTTTCAGAAAGATGCACCTCAATCAGACGATATTACCTTCGTCATTATAAAATTCCCTGCCATATAA
- a CDS encoding ABC transporter ATP-binding protein/permease, whose product MFFIVVLIVGARVLPLEMQKRVINDAIALQNVEKLFLYCGIYLLSITLAGALKIAINYIQSIIGERVMFAMRQQLYEHILTLPLSFFRKTQPGMVVSALMSELSAAGTFAGMAFASPLTNILSLLAFAIYLMWLHTSLALLTLVIYPAVSFILPFLQRKANRANKSRVDITRSASNQIAESVSGIAEIQVHAAYQQEDKKFRYYNEKLKKVRIRWSLLKFGIKTTNNYFVSLGPFLVLLYGGYLIMHGQLGLGAMVAFLSAQEKLYDPWKELIDFYQVYQDASIRYKRTMEYFDHQPEFLLEAPPVESIDDRASVEVTGLSFQTEEGKYLLRDVSFRLKPGEHMALVGFSGSGKSTLIQCIAKMYQYSKGTIMLGGKNLADISKNSLVEKMGYISQRPFIFTGSVKDNLLYADLAVREVAGDEQLAEPELDRMILALQQAGLYADVMRFGLDTIVGSDQIDIINAVINIRPNFRKTFAVQLEPYVEFYKSTDYLYHSSLIGNIIFGVAVPNGLGVEQLSKHKDFTTFLKQTGLLEPLESLGERIISETLALIGDLEDPDLLAEKSPIPTESLERTRKILARSKDKKITETDKNFLLTIALEFTPAIHTMVGLPMALRESILEGRKKFPAWAEEFFPGEFKFYNKDSYIHNQSLLNNIFMGKAKQGMPHAQEKINKAIIQLLIEEDVLEYVVYLGMQFQVGSVGDRLSGGQKQKLAIARVLLKNSSLVIMDEATSALDNASQARIQRLIDTRWRDKRTVIAVMHRLDGIDSFDKIGVMKAGRLLEVGSYQELIDKKGVFHELLFGR is encoded by the coding sequence TTGTTTTTTATAGTTGTTTTGATTGTCGGGGCTCGGGTCCTGCCCCTAGAGATGCAAAAAAGGGTAATTAATGACGCTATTGCCCTGCAAAATGTCGAAAAATTATTTCTTTACTGTGGGATATACCTGCTTTCGATTACCCTGGCAGGAGCATTGAAAATAGCAATTAATTATATCCAGTCGATTATCGGCGAGCGGGTAATGTTTGCTATGCGCCAACAACTTTATGAGCATATTCTCACCCTGCCACTGAGCTTTTTTCGCAAAACCCAACCGGGAATGGTTGTTTCTGCCCTGATGTCTGAACTCAGTGCTGCAGGCACCTTTGCCGGCATGGCCTTTGCCTCTCCCCTGACTAATATATTGTCACTTCTCGCCTTTGCCATTTATCTGATGTGGCTCCATACCTCCCTTGCCCTCCTTACCCTTGTTATTTATCCTGCAGTGTCTTTTATTCTTCCCTTTCTTCAGAGAAAGGCTAATAGGGCGAATAAGTCTCGGGTTGATATTACTCGAAGCGCATCAAACCAAATAGCAGAATCAGTTTCAGGAATTGCAGAAATACAGGTCCATGCTGCCTATCAGCAAGAGGATAAGAAATTTCGTTACTATAATGAAAAGCTGAAAAAAGTCCGAATTCGTTGGTCATTGTTAAAGTTTGGCATCAAGACAACCAATAACTATTTTGTTAGTCTTGGCCCATTTTTAGTCCTTCTTTACGGTGGTTATCTTATTATGCATGGCCAGTTAGGACTTGGTGCCATGGTAGCCTTTCTCTCAGCTCAGGAAAAGCTCTATGATCCCTGGAAGGAGCTTATTGATTTTTATCAGGTCTATCAGGATGCCTCGATACGCTACAAACGTACCATGGAGTATTTTGATCATCAGCCCGAGTTTCTTCTTGAGGCCCCACCCGTAGAATCGATTGACGACAGGGCCTCTGTTGAGGTTACAGGCCTCTCCTTTCAAACCGAAGAGGGGAAATATCTTCTAAGAGATGTATCTTTTAGGTTAAAGCCGGGTGAGCATATGGCCTTGGTCGGTTTTTCTGGTAGTGGGAAGAGTACATTAATTCAGTGTATTGCCAAAATGTATCAGTACAGTAAGGGCACCATAATGCTTGGTGGCAAAAATCTTGCCGATATTTCCAAGAATAGCCTGGTGGAGAAGATGGGCTATATTTCCCAGCGTCCTTTTATCTTTACCGGTTCTGTTAAAGATAATCTCCTCTATGCTGATCTTGCGGTGAGAGAAGTTGCCGGTGATGAGCAATTGGCTGAGCCTGAGCTTGACCGGATGATTCTTGCCCTTCAGCAAGCAGGCCTCTATGCCGATGTTATGCGTTTTGGCCTTGATACCATCGTTGGCTCTGATCAGATTGATATTATCAATGCAGTTATTAATATTCGGCCAAATTTTCGTAAAACATTTGCCGTTCAATTGGAACCTTATGTCGAATTTTATAAGAGCACAGATTATCTCTATCACTCCTCCCTTATTGGAAACATTATTTTTGGGGTGGCAGTGCCTAATGGTCTGGGAGTTGAACAGCTAAGTAAGCATAAGGACTTTACCACCTTTCTTAAACAGACAGGTCTTCTTGAGCCACTTGAATCTCTTGGTGAAAGAATAATTAGTGAAACCCTTGCCCTTATTGGAGATCTGGAGGATCCCGATCTTCTTGCTGAAAAAAGCCCTATTCCCACAGAGTCTCTTGAGCGGACAAGAAAAATTCTTGCCCGTAGTAAGGACAAGAAAATTACTGAAACGGATAAAAACTTTTTGTTAACAATCGCTCTGGAGTTTACCCCTGCTATTCATACCATGGTAGGTCTGCCTATGGCGCTCCGGGAGAGTATTCTGGAGGGGCGGAAAAAATTCCCTGCCTGGGCGGAGGAATTTTTCCCGGGAGAATTTAAATTTTATAATAAGGATAGTTATATTCATAACCAGTCCTTACTTAATAATATTTTTATGGGCAAGGCTAAGCAGGGTATGCCCCATGCTCAGGAGAAGATAAATAAGGCGATTATTCAACTCCTTATTGAAGAGGATGTCCTGGAATATGTGGTATACTTGGGGATGCAATTCCAGGTAGGTAGCGTCGGAGACAGACTTTCTGGAGGACAAAAACAAAAACTGGCCATAGCCCGGGTACTTCTGAAGAACTCATCTCTTGTTATTATGGATGAGGCTACATCGGCGCTGGATAATGCTTCACAGGCGCGCATTCAACGTCTTATCGATACTAGGTGGCGTGATAAACGAACCGTTATTGCAGTTATGCATCGTCTGGATGGTATTGATTCATTTGATAAAATTGGGGTAATGAAGGCTGGACGGTTATTAGAAGTGGGAAGTTACCAAGAACTTATTGATAAAAAAGGTGTATTTCATGAACTCTTATTCGGAAGATAA
- a CDS encoding ATP-binding protein: MEFIWARQNTQENLQDLREDIESLGKRWQLDKKTMFNLQLIVDEFVTNLVSHCNCGIGIHLTITKEEENLLITIKDNCSPFNPLAVALPNLCAPLCDREAGGLGIFLIRKKSRYINYRRTDSENITTITLAIEK, encoded by the coding sequence ATGGAATTTATTTGGGCACGTCAAAATACGCAGGAAAATTTACAGGATCTGCGCGAAGATATTGAGAGTCTGGGCAAGAGGTGGCAGTTAGATAAAAAAACCATGTTTAATCTGCAACTTATAGTGGATGAATTTGTCACTAATCTTGTCAGCCATTGCAACTGTGGTATTGGTATTCATCTCACTATAACCAAGGAGGAAGAGAATCTCCTCATCACCATAAAAGATAACTGTAGTCCTTTTAACCCTCTTGCTGTTGCTCTGCCTAATCTATGTGCGCCTCTCTGTGATAGAGAAGCAGGGGGGCTAGGTATTTTCCTAATTCGTAAAAAGAGTAGATACATTAATTATAGAAGAACAGATTCAGAAAATATTACTACGATAACCTTGGCGATAGAGAAATAG
- a CDS encoding STAS domain-containing protein, which translates to MEITISKDNNILVTNLSGKLNSTTVTKLEESLRQHTSPPLSHLVLNCQDLEYISSAGLRIVLSLTKTFAKTDWHFTICCLQEHVLEVFEMSGFDSLVTIKTSQEEAKEKLS; encoded by the coding sequence ATGGAAATTACAATTAGTAAAGATAATAATATACTGGTCACTAACCTGTCCGGTAAACTCAACTCAACAACGGTGACCAAACTCGAGGAGTCCCTGCGACAGCATACTTCGCCGCCATTGAGTCACCTTGTCCTTAACTGTCAGGACCTTGAGTATATATCAAGTGCTGGTCTCCGCATTGTTCTGTCTCTTACTAAAACATTTGCAAAAACTGACTGGCATTTTACCATCTGCTGTTTGCAGGAGCATGTCCTTGAAGTTTTTGAAATGTCAGGATTTGATAGTCTGGTAACGATAAAGACGAGCCAGGAGGAGGCTAAGGAAAAGCTCAGTTAA
- a CDS encoding methyl-accepting chemotaxis protein yields the protein MKNLKLGVKLGGGFALTALIVLFVGLVGIFQMKALHDQEQELANNRMPAIEKLLLLKSDTALIDGLMCSLLTPYATVQQREKVVTDLATVRKHYSKIAAEFQRLPFIEEVGPEWRDFNTNLKKWGKVNRQALELSQQLVRADIVNPMLRQSLLNGAEKEHEVLLIKLARLVSEQKPFAGGGDSHACSLGGWFDHMDTDNQEILALVEKAKKVHNQFHGAVAQAKEAARAGHLDEAKKIMAAEVYPMSEKVFAVLTQMSKPVDSAYKSFHKMSSLLLQDAVVYQDRVYAAVDTIAAKANAGAETAAAEAYEIAENGELMIIIGIVVGVSLALGLGLLLTIIITRPLSKGVELARKMAEGDMTQRMDVDQKDEIGLLAVSLNEMSTSLRGVIGDINQRVDVLDDSSTELVTISDDMAKGVLDTASRSTQVAHSAEEMSANQNSVAAAMEEASVNISMVAAAAEQMNATIGEIAENSSKAKGISQQAVDRSGQASQRIDELGTAAAEITRVTEAITEISEQTNLLALNATIEAARAGEAGKGFAVVANEIKDLAKQTANATLDIKEKIDGIQQATAVTVKEIDEIRQVIADVDQIVSTIATAVEEQSVTTREIAINVSQASSGITEVSENVASSSAVAESISVEIAEVNSSANEMNISSTQVKTRAGELSGIAESLKAAMRRFKI from the coding sequence ATGAAGAATTTAAAGTTAGGAGTAAAGCTGGGTGGAGGCTTTGCCCTCACTGCCCTGATTGTACTATTTGTCGGCCTGGTTGGTATTTTTCAAATGAAAGCCCTGCATGATCAGGAACAGGAGTTAGCTAACAATAGAATGCCAGCAATAGAAAAACTTCTGCTACTAAAATCCGATACAGCACTTATTGATGGACTGATGTGCTCTCTGCTCACCCCCTATGCCACCGTTCAGCAACGGGAAAAGGTCGTAACGGATCTTGCTACGGTGAGAAAACATTATAGCAAAATTGCCGCCGAGTTCCAGAGGCTGCCATTTATCGAAGAGGTAGGGCCAGAATGGCGGGATTTTAACACGAACCTTAAAAAATGGGGCAAGGTCAATAGACAAGCGCTAGAACTGTCTCAGCAACTTGTGAGAGCAGATATTGTCAACCCCATGTTGCGCCAATCCCTCCTAAATGGGGCTGAAAAAGAGCATGAGGTGCTGCTGATAAAGCTGGCAAGGCTCGTTTCAGAGCAAAAACCATTTGCCGGAGGAGGAGATTCTCATGCCTGTAGTCTCGGCGGATGGTTTGATCATATGGATACTGACAATCAGGAGATTCTTGCCCTGGTTGAAAAGGCAAAGAAGGTTCATAACCAGTTCCATGGAGCAGTGGCTCAGGCAAAGGAGGCCGCCCGGGCAGGTCACCTCGACGAGGCAAAAAAAATCATGGCGGCTGAGGTCTATCCAATGAGCGAGAAGGTCTTTGCCGTACTGACCCAGATGAGCAAACCGGTTGACTCAGCCTATAAAAGCTTTCACAAGATGAGCTCCCTCCTACTGCAGGATGCTGTGGTCTATCAGGACCGTGTCTATGCAGCCGTCGATACCATTGCCGCCAAGGCAAATGCAGGTGCTGAGACAGCTGCTGCAGAGGCCTATGAAATTGCCGAAAATGGTGAGTTGATGATCATTATTGGCATTGTCGTGGGCGTTAGTCTAGCCCTGGGACTGGGCCTCCTCCTAACCATCATCATCACCCGCCCTCTTTCTAAGGGTGTTGAACTGGCAAGGAAGATGGCAGAGGGAGATATGACCCAGCGAATGGATGTGGATCAAAAGGATGAAATTGGCCTGCTGGCAGTTTCACTCAACGAGATGTCAACCAGTCTGCGAGGAGTCATAGGGGACATTAATCAACGAGTGGACGTTCTGGACGACTCTTCTACTGAGCTTGTCACCATCTCCGATGATATGGCAAAAGGAGTTTTAGATACCGCCAGCAGATCAACCCAGGTGGCTCATTCAGCTGAAGAGATGAGTGCCAACCAAAATTCCGTGGCAGCGGCAATGGAAGAGGCCTCGGTCAATATTTCCATGGTGGCCGCAGCCGCTGAACAGATGAACGCAACCATAGGCGAAATTGCCGAGAATTCCAGCAAGGCAAAGGGTATTAGTCAACAGGCTGTTGATCGTTCCGGGCAGGCATCACAACGTATTGATGAGCTTGGCACGGCCGCAGCAGAGATCACCCGGGTCACAGAGGCCATTACCGAAATTTCCGAACAGACAAATCTGCTGGCCCTTAATGCCACCATCGAGGCGGCTCGTGCCGGTGAAGCAGGTAAGGGCTTTGCCGTGGTGGCAAACGAGATTAAGGATCTGGCCAAACAGACAGCCAATGCAACCCTTGATATTAAAGAGAAGATCGATGGGATCCAACAGGCAACGGCAGTCACCGTAAAGGAAATTGATGAGATTCGTCAGGTTATTGCCGATGTCGATCAGATTGTATCAACCATTGCCACTGCCGTTGAGGAACAGAGCGTCACCACCAGAGAAATTGCCATCAATGTCAGCCAGGCCTCAAGCGGCATCACCGAGGTGAGTGAAAACGTGGCAAGCAGCTCTGCCGTCGCCGAGAGTATCTCGGTAGAGATTGCAGAAGTAAACAGCAGTGCAAACGAAATGAATATCTCCAGCACCCAGGTTAAGACCCGGGCAGGCGAACTCTCCGGGATAGCAGAATCCCTCAAGGCAGCAATGAGACGATTTAAAATTTAA
- a CDS encoding cyclic nucleotide-binding domain-containing protein: MNSYSEDNYQSCQMKKNLAVLQEVDFFSQVPPQALKIIAFLCRRMFLDVGEIVFAKGDDPARCFYIVSGEFELICTADSGGESHIAKQGDLVGSLSLLARHSSPFTMTASKESDVLVIDRATFEKVVVQFPELYKITAENIAKRIYRWDALQCEKRCSDKSPRGGVSFL, encoded by the coding sequence ATGAACTCTTATTCGGAAGATAATTATCAATCTTGCCAGATGAAGAAAAATTTGGCTGTTTTGCAAGAGGTTGATTTTTTTTCGCAGGTGCCCCCGCAGGCCCTGAAAATTATCGCCTTTCTTTGCAGGAGAATGTTTCTTGACGTAGGAGAGATTGTCTTTGCCAAGGGGGATGATCCGGCCAGGTGCTTCTACATTGTTTCTGGAGAGTTCGAGCTTATCTGTACAGCTGACTCAGGAGGAGAATCACATATTGCCAAGCAGGGAGATCTGGTGGGTTCTCTTTCACTTCTTGCCCGGCATTCATCTCCTTTTACTATGACTGCCAGCAAGGAGAGTGATGTCTTGGTAATAGACAGAGCTACCTTTGAGAAGGTGGTGGTGCAATTCCCTGAACTATATAAAATAACGGCAGAAAATATTGCAAAACGGATTTATCGTTGGGATGCCCTACAGTGTGAAAAAAGATGTTCTGACAAATCTCCTCGGGGCGGGGTGAGTTTCCTCTAA
- a CDS encoding methyl-accepting chemotaxis protein: MKNLKLGVKLGGGFALTALIVVFVGMVGVLQLKALHVQEQELANNSMPAMEKILKIKAEAAIISGVLRSLLTPYASIEQRQKVITDLAQARANYGITINEFKKLPFAEEVKPEWRDFKTNLKKWGEISNQAVELSQQLVRADIVNPMLRQKLMEKSVKEHEVLLIDLARLISTGRSFVGGGDPHACNIGKFLNNMDTQNPDILAIAEKAKRIHNQFHGSVAQVKAAIRAGRPAEAKEIMGTKVYPESEKVFAVLTEMTKPIDTAYKNFHKMSTLLLEDAMTYQNRVYATVDTIVAKADTSAQIAATEAEAIAQKGKILIIIGIVVGVVLALGLGLILTLLITRPLFKGVELARKMAEGDMTQRMDVDQKDEIGLLAVSLNEMSTSLRGVIGDINQRVNVLDDSSTELVAISDDMAKGVLDTASRSTQVAQSAEEMSANQNSVAAAMEQASVNISMVATAAEEMNATIGEIAENSGKAKGISQQAVDRSQQASQRVNELGTAAAEITRVTEVITEISEQTNLLALNATIEAARAGEAGKGFAVVANEIKDLAKQTANATLDIKKKIDGIQQATGVTVKEIDEIRQVIADVDQIVATIATAVEEQNVTTKEIAINVSQASSGITEVSENVASNSTVTESISAEIAGVNSSANDMSNASTQVKTRAGELFEIAESLKAAVGQFKV; this comes from the coding sequence ATGAAAAATTTGAAGCTAGGGGTAAAGCTGGGTGGAGGCTTTGCCCTCACTGCCCTGATTGTAGTTTTTGTCGGCATGGTTGGTGTCTTGCAGCTGAAGGCCCTGCATGTTCAGGAGCAGGAGCTGGCTAATAACAGCATGCCAGCAATGGAAAAAATTCTGAAAATCAAGGCCGAAGCGGCTATTATTAGTGGAGTATTGCGTTCTCTGCTCACCCCATATGCCTCTATTGAGCAACGGCAAAAAGTCATAACAGATCTTGCCCAGGCAAGGGCTAATTACGGAATAACTATTAATGAGTTTAAAAAGCTGCCATTTGCCGAAGAGGTAAAACCGGAATGGCGGGATTTTAAAACAAACCTTAAAAAATGGGGCGAAATCAGTAATCAGGCGGTAGAACTGTCTCAGCAACTTGTCAGAGCTGATATTGTCAATCCCATGTTACGGCAAAAACTCATGGAAAAATCTGTAAAAGAGCATGAGGTCCTCCTGATAGATCTAGCCAGGCTCATTTCAACCGGAAGATCCTTTGTCGGAGGCGGAGATCCTCATGCCTGTAATATCGGCAAATTTCTTAATAATATGGATACTCAAAATCCAGACATTCTTGCCATAGCTGAAAAGGCAAAGAGAATTCATAACCAGTTTCATGGAAGCGTGGCTCAGGTAAAGGCGGCCATCAGGGCAGGTCGTCCCGCCGAAGCGAAAGAGATCATGGGAACTAAGGTCTATCCAGAGAGCGAAAAAGTCTTTGCCGTACTGACAGAGATGACCAAACCCATTGACACAGCCTATAAAAATTTTCACAAGATGAGCACCCTTCTGTTAGAAGATGCTATGACCTATCAGAATCGTGTTTATGCAACCGTTGATACCATTGTTGCCAAGGCAGATACGAGTGCCCAGATAGCTGCTACAGAGGCCGAAGCAATTGCCCAAAAGGGCAAGATACTCATCATTATTGGCATTGTCGTGGGCGTTGTCCTGGCCTTGGGACTGGGTCTTATCCTGACCCTCTTGATCACCCGCCCTCTTTTTAAAGGTGTTGAGTTGGCAAGAAAGATGGCAGAGGGTGATATGACCCAGCGGATGGATGTGGATCAAAAGGATGAAATTGGCCTGCTGGCAGTTTCGCTTAACGAGATGTCAACCAGCCTACGGGGAGTCATAGGGGACATTAATCAACGGGTGAACGTCCTAGACGACTCTTCTACTGAGCTTGTCGCCATCTCCGATGATATGGCAAAAGGAGTTTTAGATACCGCCAGCAGATCAACCCAGGTGGCTCAGTCAGCTGAAGAGATGAGCGCCAACCAAAATTCCGTGGCAGCGGCGATGGAACAGGCCTCGGTCAATATTTCCATGGTGGCTACAGCTGCTGAAGAGATGAACGCAACCATAGGCGAAATTGCAGAAAATTCAGGTAAGGCAAAGGGTATTAGCCAACAGGCCGTTGATCGTTCTCAACAGGCATCGCAACGTGTCAACGAACTTGGCACAGCCGCGGCAGAGATCACCCGGGTGACGGAGGTCATCACCGAAATTTCCGAGCAGACAAACCTGCTGGCCCTTAATGCCACCATCGAAGCGGCTCGGGCCGGTGAGGCAGGTAAGGGCTTTGCCGTAGTGGCAAACGAGATTAAGGATCTGGCCAAACAGACAGCCAATGCAACCCTTGATATTAAAAAGAAGATCGATGGCATTCAACAGGCAACGGGAGTAACCGTAAAGGAAATTGATGAAATTCGTCAGGTTATTGCCGATGTCGATCAAATCGTTGCGACCATTGCCACCGCAGTGGAAGAGCAGAACGTCACCACCAAAGAAATTGCCATCAATGTCAGCCAGGCCTCAAGCGGCATCACCGAGGTGAGTGAAAACGTGGCAAGCAATTCTACCGTAACCGAGAGTATCTCGGCAGAGATTGCAGGAGTAAACAGCAGTGCAAACGATATGAGCAATGCCAGCACCCAGGTTAAGACCCGGGCAGGCGAACTCTTCGAAATAGCAGAATCCCTCAAAGCAGCAGTGGGACAATTTAAAGTTTAA